Genomic DNA from Mycolicibacterium helvum:
ACCGGAAACGAAACACACAGCGATCCAGTGCATTTCGTCCAGATGTGGGTGGTTCCCGACGAGTCGGGCCTCGATCCGGGCTATCAACAACTCGAAATCGATGACGAGTTACTGCGCGGCGGCCTGGTGACGATCGCCTCAGGGATGCCCGAACACAAGGACCAGACCGCGATCGCAATCCGCAACCGGTATGCGGCATTACACGGTGCGCGGCTACAGCCCGGCGACGCCGTGGAGTTGCCAGAAGCTCCGTATCTGCACCTGTTCGTCCCGCGCGGCGAGGTGACGTTGGAGGGTGCCGGTGCGCTACGCGAAGGTGACGCGGTGCGGTTCACCGCGGCGGGTGGTCAGCGGATCACCGCCACCCAGCCCGCCGAAATCCTGGTCTGGGAGATGCATGCCGGCCTGGCGGCTTAGAGTCGCCGCCGCGGTAGTCGGCCCGGGCGGCGCGGTCTACATCACCGACGATTACGCCGGTGCGGTATATCGCGCCGCCGGGCCGCTGACCTACTAGCGATGCACTCGGCTGCCGCGTCCGGTGACTGCGACGTAGATGGCAATCAACACGACGGCGACGACGACGCCGACCAAGAACGGGATGATCGCAAACCCGCCGTTGGAGTTGGAGTATCCGACCTGGTAGGAGATCCACGTCCCCAGGAAGGAACCCACCGCCCCCAGCAGGATCGTCACGATAATGCCAATGTTCTGCTTACCGGGCATCACTAGCCGTGCCAGTGCGCCGACGATCAGTCCGACGACGATCGCTCCAATAATCGTTCCGATCATTGCTGCTCCTCATGTTCTGGCGGCCCCGGAAGGGCACCGCGCCAAGCAGTAGTTCCCCACCTGTGACGCGGATAACCGTCCCGCGGGCAAGAAATTGTCGGCGCGGCAAATCAACGTCGCTGGTCGTGACGACGCCGGTGCCGAACCGCCGCAATGCCGTTACCAAAGTTGGCTGTGTGGTTGCTGAGAATAGGGGTGTACCTGCCGTAGTGGGCTCTCAGCATGAAAGGGCAACTGTGCCAACCATCGCCGCGAAGCTACGCCGCCTGGTCGCGGGCAGCATGGCTGTGACCAGCTGCCTCGCGCTCGCGGCCACGATCGGCATGCCCGTCGCGTCGGCCGATGGCCGTGAGCAACTGGCACAGGCCATCGCCACCACGCGCGGCAGCTACCTCGTCTACAACTTCGGAAGTGGTTATCCGGCGCCAATGCTCAATGCCGGCGGTAATTGGTACGAGCTGACCAACGGCGGCCACCTGATGATCATCAAGGCCGCTTCCAGACGGCTGACTCCCCGGCTGCTGGTCGATACCCACACCGGCTACCAGGCTCGCTGCGAGCAGACTCCTGGCACCCGCACCCGTGAGGGATTGGTGCAGGCCTCCGAGACCTACACCCCGCTGCAGGCGTGGCAGGCGCTCGGGCAGCCGACCATCGCGATCAACGCCAACTTCTTCGATGTCCGTGGGCAGCAGGCCGGTTCGTGGAAGTCGACCGGGTGCAGCTCTCCGCTGGGCGCTTATGTTGACAACACGCAGGGACAGGGCCGGGCCAACGCCGCGGTGACCGGGACCGTCGCCTATGCCGGCAAACAGGCACTGTCCGGCGGCGACGAGGTGTGGACCGCACTGACGACGATGGTCCTTCCCGTCGCGGGTGCGCCATTCGTCGTCCCGCCCAAGTCGCCCAACGACTATGACGCCGCCACCCCGGTGATCCAGGGGCTGCTGGACAAGGGCACCCGGTTCGCCGCGGTCAGCGGACTCGGACTGCTGGCCCCCGGCGACACCGGCCAGCTCAACGATCCAGGCCCCAGCGCGGCGCGCACTGCGCTGGCCTACGCCAGGGACAAGGACGAGATGTACATCTTCCAGGGCGGCAGCTACACACCCGATCAGATCCAGGATCTCTTCCGCGGGCTGGGCAGCGACACCGCGATCCTGCTCGACGGTGGTGGGTCGTCGTCGATCGTGTTGCGCCGCGACACCGGTGGCATGTGGGCCGGTGCGGGCGTGCCGAGAGGCTCCTGCGACACGGTGGCTGTGTTGTGCGATTCCCGTGAGCGCGCCCTGCCCGCCTGGCTGGGCTTCAACTAACGACTCACGCGTGCTGTGGCTCGTAGCCGCAGATGGCTGCCACCTTGTCGGCCGATGCGGAGGCCGGGTCGAATTGGTAACCAAGCCATTCGGTTGCCAGACGCCGGGCGAGTTCGATGCCGACGACCCGCTGGCCGAAGCACAACACCTGAGCGTTGTTGCTCAAGATCGCGCGCTCCACCGAGAAGCTGTCGTGCGCGGTGACAGCGCGGATCCCGGGTACCTTGTTGGCGGCAATGGCGACGCCGAGGCCGGTGCCGCAGACCAGTAGGGCACGGTCGGCGTCGCCGTTGGCGATCATGCGGGCAGCGGCGACCGCGACGTGCGGGTAGGCGGTGTTCTCGTCGGACCTGACCCCGACGTCGACGACAGAAGTGACGCGCGGGTCGGCCTCGAAGTCCTTGCGCAGGATGTCTTTGTACTGGAGCCCGGCGTCGTCGCTGCCGACAACGATACGGAGTTTCTCGTGGCTCATGATCTCTCCTCGATGAGTTCAGCGACAGCATGGATGCACATGGCCAGCGATATCGCGCCGGCATCTGGGGTGCCGACCGAACGGTCGGCCAGCGGCCGAGCCCGTCCAACCTTCGGGCGCAGCTCGGCGGTTTCCACGGCGGCCTTCTCAGCAACCTCCGACGAAGCGAGCCAGGCTGTGCGCCAACTAATTCCGTCCGACACAGCCTGCTCGAGCGACTCAACGAAAGGTCCCAGCGCGTCCAGCATGGTCTTGTCGCCGCGCTTGGCACCGCCGAGTTCCACCAGCGCGTCGTGCCCGGCGCGCACCGCCTCGGCGACGTCGCGATCGCCGGGGGTGCCGCGATCGCCCAGGCGAGCGGCGGCGGCATTCAGCGCCGCGCCCCACAGCACGCCGGAGGTGCCGCCGGCTTTGGCGGCCCAGGCCTCGCCCGCCGCGGTCAGCGCCGCCGCCCCACCGCCACCCTGGGTCACCGCGGCGGCGGCGGCCCGCGAAGCCGCTGTGGCGCCTTTGACCATGCCGCGACCGTGGTCGCCGTCGCCGGCAACAGCGTCGATCCGACCCAGGTCGGACTCCGCCTCGATCATCTGTCCGGCGATCGCCGCAATACCCTGTGCGACAAGCGCACCGACGGCGCGGGAGGCGTCGTCGGCTGTGAGAATCGCGACGGCGCCCGTCTGCCTGGTCACTTCGGCGCGCCGGGTCTCGGCGACGGTGGCGACCGCGCCTTTCCGATAGGCGGGCGTATCGGCCGGTGAGATCCACAGCCGTTCAAGTTCGTCGTCGAGCCACATCACAGTGAGCGAGCAACCGGCCATATCCAGGCTGGTGACCAGTTCGCCAACCTCTGGCTGAATTACAGTGTGCCCGGACGCGACGAGCAACTCGGCGACGGTTTTCCAGACCACGAACAGTTCCTCGTACTTGGTGCGCCCCAAGCCATTGAGGATCACCGCAATGCGGTTCGCGGCGCCACTTGGCTTTTCGGCGAGCACGCCGCAGACCAGCAGCCCGGCGAGTTCGGCGGCCGTGGGCATCTCATGGCTTGATACGCCCGGCTCGCCATGTATGCCCAGGCCCAGGTCCATGGTGCCAGGGCTGACCGTGAACAACGGCCGGTCGGCTCCGGGCATGGTGCAACCGTCGAACGCCACACCGAGGGTGCGGGTGGCGGCATTGGCCTTGGCCGCTGCTGCCTCGACCGTGCCGAGGTCGGCGCCTTCCTCCGCGATCGCACTGGCACAGCGGAATACGGTGAAATCGCCGGCAATACCCCGGCGCTTGGCGGCGTCCTGCGGAGCGGCACTGGCAATGTCGTCTGTCACCGCTAGATACCGCGCCTCGATCCCTTGGTCGCGCAATTCCTGCACGGCCAGGCCGAAGTTCATCACGTCTCCGGCGTAGTTACCGGTGATCAACAGCACCCCGGCATCGCCGTGCGCGGCTTGCGCCACCGATACCACCTCCCGCGCGGAGGGCGAGGTGAAGATATTGCCGACCACTGCGCCGTCGGCAAAGCCAGGCCCGACCACGCCGCAAAATGCGGGGTAATGGCCGGAACCACCACCGACGACGACAGCGACTTTGCCCGTGGGGGTTTCAGTCGCTCGCACCACGCCACCGGGAACCCCGACGACATAATCCGCGTTGGCGTCCAGGAAGCCGGCGAGCATGTCCTCGGTGAACGTGGCCGGGTCGTTGAACAGGCGTGTCATCTCAGCACCTCATCGATGAATGCGGATCAGTGAATGTGGCTGCCGCCGTTGATGTCAACGGTGGTTCCGGTCAGATAGGCGGCGTCGTCGCTGGACAGGAAGGTGATTACTGCAGCCACTTCCTCGGTGGTCGCGGTGCGGCCGACCGGGATGTCGGCGGCCAGCTTGGCTTCCTGCTGGTCGGTGGACCCCACGCGAATATTGGTGTCGACCGCGCCCGGGGTCACGGCGTTGACGGTGACCCCGGTCTCGGCGATCTCGCGGGCCAGCGCCTTGGTGAAGCCAAGGATCGCGGCCTTGGCCGAGGAGTAGGGCACCTTGCCGAACACCCCGCCGCCGCGCTGCGCGCTCACCGAGCTCATATTGACGATGCGACCCCAGCCTTGGCCGATCATCGCCGGCAGGAACGCCTTGGTCACCAGGTAGGTCCCGGTGGCGTTGACGGCCATGACCGTGTTCCAGATGTCGAGCGTGGTCTCCAAGAACGGGACCGGCGAGGTGATACCGGCGATGTTGGCCAGCGCTCCCACCGGAGGTAAGTTGCCGGAGGACACCTCGGCGGCGACCGCGGCTTGGGCCAGGGTCACCGACTCTTCAGAGGTGACGTCCACTGCGTGGCCGAAAGCCGGTACGGCGTACTGATTCCCGATTTCGGCGGCCACCTTGGCGGTCTTCTCACCGTCCAGGTCCAGGATGACGACGGCCCAACCCTCGCGTGCGTAACGCTGAGCGACGGTCATGCCGATACCACGCTCCGAGGTGGCCCCGGTGATCACTGCGGTTTTCATGATTCTCCTTGAGATCAGTTCTGTTAGATCAGTTCCGAGATGAGGTGCCCGGTTTGGACTGCCCAGCCGGGTCGTTCGTCATGGGTGATGTC
This window encodes:
- a CDS encoding phosphodiester glycosidase family protein: MAVTSCLALAATIGMPVASADGREQLAQAIATTRGSYLVYNFGSGYPAPMLNAGGNWYELTNGGHLMIIKAASRRLTPRLLVDTHTGYQARCEQTPGTRTREGLVQASETYTPLQAWQALGQPTIAINANFFDVRGQQAGSWKSTGCSSPLGAYVDNTQGQGRANAAVTGTVAYAGKQALSGGDEVWTALTTMVLPVAGAPFVVPPKSPNDYDAATPVIQGLLDKGTRFAAVSGLGLLAPGDTGQLNDPGPSAARTALAYARDKDEMYIFQGGSYTPDQIQDLFRGLGSDTAILLDGGGSSSIVLRRDTGGMWAGAGVPRGSCDTVAVLCDSRERALPAWLGFN
- a CDS encoding dihydroxyacetone kinase family protein; protein product: MTRLFNDPATFTEDMLAGFLDANADYVVGVPGGVVRATETPTGKVAVVVGGGSGHYPAFCGVVGPGFADGAVVGNIFTSPSAREVVSVAQAAHGDAGVLLITGNYAGDVMNFGLAVQELRDQGIEARYLAVTDDIASAAPQDAAKRRGIAGDFTVFRCASAIAEEGADLGTVEAAAAKANAATRTLGVAFDGCTMPGADRPLFTVSPGTMDLGLGIHGEPGVSSHEMPTAAELAGLLVCGVLAEKPSGAANRIAVILNGLGRTKYEELFVVWKTVAELLVASGHTVIQPEVGELVTSLDMAGCSLTVMWLDDELERLWISPADTPAYRKGAVATVAETRRAEVTRQTGAVAILTADDASRAVGALVAQGIAAIAGQMIEAESDLGRIDAVAGDGDHGRGMVKGATAASRAAAAAVTQGGGGAAALTAAGEAWAAKAGGTSGVLWGAALNAAAARLGDRGTPGDRDVAEAVRAGHDALVELGGAKRGDKTMLDALGPFVESLEQAVSDGISWRTAWLASSEVAEKAAVETAELRPKVGRARPLADRSVGTPDAGAISLAMCIHAVAELIEERS
- a CDS encoding ribose-5-phosphate isomerase; this encodes MSHEKLRIVVGSDDAGLQYKDILRKDFEADPRVTSVVDVGVRSDENTAYPHVAVAAARMIANGDADRALLVCGTGLGVAIAANKVPGIRAVTAHDSFSVERAILSNNAQVLCFGQRVVGIELARRLATEWLGYQFDPASASADKVAAICGYEPQHA
- a CDS encoding SDR family NAD(P)-dependent oxidoreductase, which translates into the protein MKTAVITGATSERGIGMTVAQRYAREGWAVVILDLDGEKTAKVAAEIGNQYAVPAFGHAVDVTSEESVTLAQAAVAAEVSSGNLPPVGALANIAGITSPVPFLETTLDIWNTVMAVNATGTYLVTKAFLPAMIGQGWGRIVNMSSVSAQRGGGVFGKVPYSSAKAAILGFTKALAREIAETGVTVNAVTPGAVDTNIRVGSTDQQEAKLAADIPVGRTATTEEVAAVITFLSSDDAAYLTGTTVDINGGSHIH
- a CDS encoding pirin family protein encodes the protein MAATVDIRRAADRAATKIDWLDSKHSFSFGHHYDPVNTHHGLLLVNNDDIVKPGSGFDTHPHRDMEIVTWVLQGSLVHQDSTGHSGVIYPGLAQRMSAGRGILHSEKNDSWTLTGNETHSDPVHFVQMWVVPDESGLDPGYQQLEIDDELLRGGLVTIASGMPEHKDQTAIAIRNRYAALHGARLQPGDAVELPEAPYLHLFVPRGEVTLEGAGALREGDAVRFTAAGGQRITATQPAEILVWEMHAGLAA
- a CDS encoding GlsB/YeaQ/YmgE family stress response membrane protein, with product MIGTIIGAIVVGLIVGALARLVMPGKQNIGIIVTILLGAVGSFLGTWISYQVGYSNSNGGFAIIPFLVGVVVAVVLIAIYVAVTGRGSRVHR